The sequence GGTGCTTCCCTTCGATGTCTCCCCCACCGATCAGCAGCAGGCCGTCCACCAGGGCTAAGGCTTCCTGACAGCGGTCAACTATCGCCGGCAGGACGATCGGATAGCCCCCGGCCGCAGTGATGCACCGGACATAGGGCCCGGTCAGGATATGATGGTAGCTGGTCTGGTCCGGGCTGCGCAGGGCGCTTAGCCCGATCACCGGAGATCTGTCTTTTTGGTTCATAACCGATGCCGGAGTTTAGGTTTGCTTTGGGGTTCAACCTGTTATGATATCATAAATATACCCGGTTGTGCAATATGAAATCATGATTTCAACTGCCTGATATTTATCAAATCAATTCAGGACATCCTGGCGATGGAGAATAAAAAAGACGCAGTAACTTCTGCGTCTTTTTCCCGGGGGTGATCAAATCTGACCTTTAGGCGGTTACTCTACCAACACCAACCTCTTGGTAAATTGCTCCCGGCCAAGTTGAGCGCGGACAATGTATATTCCGTTGGACATCGCCCCCTGTTTGCCCCAGTTAAGCTGGTAACTTCCGGCCGGTTTCATCCCCTGCTCCAGCACCGCGACCTGCTGACCAAGCAGATTAAAGACTTTGATCGAGACCCGGCCCGGCTCGGCCAGGGTATATCTGATCCTGGCCTGCGAACCCTGTATTTGCACGAAAAAGTCTGTCTTCAAGTCTCCCTGGGGCTCTCCGTTGATCCCGGCCGGTATATTGTAGTCAATTGTGATGTCATTCAATACCGGACCCTGGTAAAGTTCATTGGCCATGGCAGTATATTGATACTGAATATATTTCGACGGCGAAGTTTTACCCGGCAGTCCCGATTTGGCAACCTGGGACCAGGAGCTCCAGCTCCCGTCATCGGGATCGGCTGTGTTCCCGGTTCTTAAAGAAACCTGGGCACTGGCCCCGGCTGGCATTTGCTCGTTCCAGGAACAAGATCCCCATTCTTTGGTATCAACCTCGTTCCCGAAAACCGATGAATAGTAGGTTTCAATTTTGCTTCTATCGCACAAATTGCCTGCATTCTTCGTTGACATGCTCCCGTAACTGCAACTCAGTGATGTCCGATTGCTTGTAGAGAAACCATCTGTGCCGTTAAAGTAAATGAATGAATTAGTTTGTCCAGTGAAGACGATATCCGGGTACTGCCCGCCGCCAGGAGTGCCGTTGTTGGCTACTTTTCCTATCATTACTCCGGTGCAAGCAAATACCGGCAATTCTGTACGATTAGTGGCTTGATATCCGGATGACGACCCCCAATATATATAAGACGAAACATTCCATGTTGTACCGCTTCGCCAGTTCGCAAAGACCACATCCGGCCATTGGTCAAGATTGAGGTCTCCAATTGAAACAGAAATCGCCCCCAGCGTGGGAAGTTCAGTGACCCGCGTTGAAGAAAAATGTCCGGTGGAATCTCCCCAATATATCACCGAATTGCACTCATATTGATAATTGGGGTCCGAACCGTCGCGGTGGTTAGAAAATACAATATCCAGGTAGCCATCTTTATTGAGATCGCATACGGCATTGCCGTAACCGGCCTTGGTCGGTAATGAATCCTTATGGTTATCACTGTATCCGCTTGAATCGCCCCAGAAGATATAAGAGTTTATACAAACATCGTCTATGCCACTGATCGTATTACTGATTACAATGTCCAAATACCCGTCCCTGTTCAGGTCCGATACCGAACAACCCGTGGCACCGTGGGTTTGCAGTTCCGTCCGGTTAGAACTGCTGTACCCAGATGCACCTCCCCAGTAAATATATGAAGGGACATCATGTGCATAATTCTTTCCATAATTGGTGAAAATGATATCTAGGTAGTGATTGCCATCAAGATCGGCAACATAATTGTAATGTGATCCTTGAACAGGCAGGGAATCTGTGTTGGCCTCGGTATAACCCTGGTCGCTACCCCAGTATATCCTGCCATATTGAGATCCTGAACGGTCATAACTGCTAAATACTATATCCCAATATCCGTCATTATTCAGGTCAGCCACACTGTTTCCGGTCGCGCCGTGTGTGTAAAGGGCAGTACGTTGGCTTATTGTATAGCCGGAGTCGGTGCCCCAGTAAATATACGACGGCACATCAAAATCGTCTCCCCATAGAGTATCCTGCATGTTGCTGATGATAATGTCGGGATTTCCGTCCTCATTCAAGTCGTAAATTGCGTCTTGGTGCACTTTCAATATTCCTGAATGTTCTGCTATCACATTGACGTTGAATACGCCGTCGGCAAAATCGGTCTGGGTGGTCTCGACCCACTGCCCGGCGTAAACCGGTTGGGAAAATAAAGCAAGCCCGGCCAGTAATACTAACAAATATTTTGCTGACATGGCGGATCTCCTTGGTTAAGTTTTAGAATTGATTCCTTCACAGTGGCCGCAAGATGTCACAAATTTATTTGCCAACGTATAGTATTGTACACCTAAAATTTTAAATGTCAAGAACAAAATCAATGTTTTTGTCACCGCAACCTGAAGTTTTGGGATTGAAAGTTTGCATTGGTCTTTTGCACGCTAATGATCAACCGGAAGGGATAATTTCCAGGCAACAAAACCTTCATAACCGGGTGAAATCTTCTTGACAACCTGCCGGGATTTTGATATCATTTATATATCCATATAGCTATATAAGCATATCGAGGCGGACCATATGAAGAACTTGGTAAAGGTGTTCAAGGCCCTGAGCGACCAGAACCGGATCCGAATACTGAAGATGCTACAGGAGAAGCCCATGAGCGTCAACGGGTTGACCTCGGTACTGGGCATCTCCCAGCCCTGCGTCTCCCGGCACCTCCACCAGCTGAAGAACGCCGGACTGGTCGAGGACAAGCGGGACGCACTGTGGGTCAACTACCGGCTTTCCTCGGCGGCCGCCAACGAGTACGTCCCGATCCTGCTGAAGCACATCACCCAGTGGGCCAATCAGGACAGCATGGTCAGCGATGACCATAAAAAAATGAAAAAAGCGGACCGCCGAAAGATAAAGAGATTGCGGTGACCGCCGGGCTGCGGACCAGCCCCCGGCGGTAATTTCCCTTGCCCCGTTTCACTTGACATAATGCATTTATTTAAGGTAAAATGATAATCTTACCATAAGATTATTAAACAATTAACAATATCCACAAGGAGACCCTCATGGCCAAGTACAAGATAGCCTGGCTGCCGGGAGACGGCATCGGAATCGAAGTTATGGAAGCCGCCAAGATAGTGCTGGACGCAGTCAAGTTCGACGCCGAATACACCCACGGGGACATCGGCTGGGAATTCTGGTGCAAGGAGGGCGAAGCTTTCCCCCAGCGGACCATAGATCTTTTGGGCAAGGTTGACGCCGCCATGTTCGGAGCCATCACCTCCAAGCCGGTCAAGGCCGCCGAAAAGGAACTCATTCCCGAACTTCAGGGCAAGGGCATGGTCTACCGCTCGCCCATCGTCCGGATGCGCCAGCTGTTCGACCTCTACACCTGCCTTCGGCCCTGCAAGGCTTATCCGGGAAGCCCCATCAATTTTAAGGAGGGGATCGACCTGGTGGTGTTCCGGGAGAATACCGAGGGGCTGTACTCCGGGGTGGAGTTCAACCCGGTGCCCCAGGAACTGCGGGATGTGCTGGCCAAGATCTCCAAGCCATTCTCCGCCTTCAAGGACGTGGCCCTGGACCAGTATGCCATGACCTGCAAGATCAACACCCGCAAAGGCTCGGAGCGGATCGTCCGGGCGGCCTTTGAGTACGCCAAGAAGTACAACCGCAAGAAGGTGACCATCGTCCACAAGGCCAACGTGGTGCGGGCCACCGAGGGCCTGTTCCTGGAGATCGGCAAGGAAGTGGCCAAGGACTACCCCGGCATCCAGTGCGACGACGCCAACGTGGACGCCATCTGCATGTGGCTTTTAAAGAACCCCATGAACTACGAGGTGCTGGTGGCCACCAACCTGTTCGGCGACATCATTTCCGACCTGTGCGCCCAGATGGTGGGCGGCCTGGGCTTCGGCTGCTCGGGGAACATCGGCCAGAAACTGGCGGTGTTTGAACCCACCCACGGCTCGGCCCCCAAGTACGCCGGCATGTACAAGGCCAATCCCATCGCCACCATTCTGGCCGCCAAGATGATGCTGACCTGGCTGGGCGAGACCGAAAAGGCCGACAAGATAGAGAAGGCCACCGCCGCCGTCATCCTGGAAGGCAAGGTCCGGACCTACGACATGGGCGGCTCCGCCAAGACCCTGGAAATGGCCGAGGCCATCGCCGGGAAATTATAATGATCCTGTAGGGGCGATTCACGAATCGCCCCTACAATTGAATTGCCCCGACAGTAAAATCGTAAGGGCAGGTTTTAAACCTGCCCCAACAATAATAAGAATCAACATATGCCTGAAATCTTCATTCACGAAGTAGGCCTGCGGGACGGCCTGCAGATAGAAAAACAGCCGGTTCCCACGGACATCAAGATCAAATGGATCGACGCCCTGATGGGTTCCGGGGTGGACATCATCCAGGTGGGCTCCTTCGTCCATCAGGTGAAGGTGCCCCAGATGGCCGACACCGATGCCCTGTTCCAGCATTACGCCAAGAACGGCAAGCCGAACCCCAAGACCATCCTGTCCGGACTGGTGCTGAACGAAAAAGGTTTCGAGCGCGGGCTGGCCTGCGGGGTGGAGATGTTCTGCATGGGCGTTTCGGCCTCCGAGACCCACAGCCAGAAGAACACCGGGATGAGCCCGGCCAAGGCCATGGAACAGATCCTGTCAATGGCCAAAAAGGCCCAGGACGCCGGCAAAAAGGTCCAGGCCTCGGTCCAGTCGGCCTTCGGCTGCGGCTTCGACGGCCCGATACCGGAGGACAAGGTGCTGGCCATGGTCAAAAAGTATTTGGAGGCCGGGATCAAAAACATCAGCCTGGCCGACACCGCCGGACACGCCAACCCCCAGCAGGTGGAACGGCTGTTTTCAGCCATACGGAAGATGTACCCGAACGTGGAACTGGCCTGCCATTTCCACAACACCTACGGGCTGGGGATGGCCAACTGCTATGCGGCCATGAACGCCGGGGTCAAATACATCGAGACGGCGGTGGGCGGACTGGGCGGCTGCCCCTTCACCAAGGTGGCGGCCGGCAACGTCAGCACCGAGGACTTCGTCCACTCCCTGCAGCGGGCGGAGCTTAGGACCGACATCGACCTGTTCCGTCTGCTGGATGTGGCCCAGGAGGTTTCCCTATTCTTTAACCGCGAACTGCCGGGCGCCGTGCTCAGGTCCGGCTCACTGATAAAACCGAGGCCTAAAAAAATGATGCAGAACATCCGGGTGCTGGACATGACCAACGTCCTGTCCGGGCCCTTTTCCACCATGCACCTGGCCCTTTTAGGGGCCGAGGTGATAAAGATCGAGAACCCCGATGGCGGCGACCTGGCCCGCAAGCTGGGGGCGGTCCCGGCCCTGAACCAGAAGCTGATGGGCACCTCCTTTTTGGCCCAGAACGCCAACAAGAAATCCATCACCCTGAACCTGAAGGCCGAGGAGGCCAAGGAGATCTTCCGCAAACTGCTGAAGACCGCCGACGTGGTGGTGGAGAACTTCCGCCCCGGCGTGATGGACCGGCTGGGCTTCTCCTACGCCGAGATCAAGAAGATCAACCCCAAGATAGTCTACTGCGCCATCTCCGGGTTCGGCCAGGCCGGGCCCGACGCCTTTAAGCCGGCCTACGACCAGATCATCCAGGGCCTGTCCGGGGTGATGGATGTCAACGGCGACGAGCGACTGCACCCCTTGCGGGCCGGCTTCCCGGTCTGCGACACGGTGGGCGGGCTTAACGCCGCCTTCGCCATCATGGCCGCCCTGTATTACCGGGAGAAGACCGGCGAGGGCCAGTTCATAGACATCGCCCTGCTGGATTCCATCATGCCCCTGATGGGCTGGGTGGCGGCCAATCTGCTGATCGGCGGCCAGCAGCCGGTGGCCATGGGCAACGACAACTTCACCGCCGCCCCCTCGGGAACCTTCGTCACCAAGGACGGCTTCGTCAACATCGCGGCCAACCAGCAGAAGCAGTGGGAAGACCTGGCTTTGGCGCTGGGAGTGCCGGAACTGCTGGCCGATCCCCGGTTCCAGGAGCGGGACACCCGCAAAAAGAACCGCAAACTGCTGACCCCCCTGCTGGAGGAAAAGCTGAAGACCCAGACCACCGATCACTGGGTGGAGGCCCTGAACGCCAAGGGCATCCCCACCGGCGACATCTTCAGCCTGGAGAAGGCGCTGGCCGCCGAGCAGGTAGCCTACCGCAAGACCATCGAGACCATCCAGGATAAGGATCTGGGCGAGCTGAAGCTGTTCAACCTGTCGGCCAAGTTCTCGGCCACCCCGGCCAGCATCGACGCCCCGCCCCCGACATTGGGCCAGCACCAGAACGAGATCCTGACCCAGCTGGGCTATACCGCGGAAGAGATCAAGGCCATGAAGGAAAAAGCGGCAATTTAAAATTTTCCGGGGAACGACTGCAAAAGGAGCGAATGAATGAGACAGATACTGATCTACCAAGGCGAAGACGGGTATTGGGTGGTTGAATGCCCCAGTCTGCCCGGATGCATCACCCAGGGCAAAACCAAGGAAGAGGCCATCACCAATGCCCGAGAGGCCATTGACGGCTACATCGCCGCCCTGCTGGAAGACAAGCTGCCCGTACCCGAGGAAAACTTCAACGCCCTGCTGCTGGCTGTATGAGCGTTCTGCCGCGCATCTCGGGCCAGCAGTGTCTGAAGGCCCTTCAGAAGACAGGTTTTTATTTAAAACGGCAGGCCGGCAGCCACATGATCCTGAGAAAAGACGACCCCTTCTGCCAGCTGGTAGTTCCGGACCACAAAGAGCTGGATACCAGGACATTGCGGGCTATTATCCGGCAGTCTGGCTTAAGCGTAGATGAATTTGTGAAATTACTTTAATAATCACCCGCTAAATAGATCAAGGCCATGAAGGACAAAGCGGCAATTTAATTAATGACGGATACGAAGAATATAATGAATGACGGAACTCACGACA is a genomic window of bacterium containing:
- a CDS encoding metalloregulator ArsR/SmtB family transcription factor, encoding MKNLVKVFKALSDQNRIRILKMLQEKPMSVNGLTSVLGISQPCVSRHLHQLKNAGLVEDKRDALWVNYRLSSAAANEYVPILLKHITQWANQDSMVSDDHKKMKKADRRKIKRLR
- a CDS encoding CoA transferase encodes the protein MQNIRVLDMTNVLSGPFSTMHLALLGAEVIKIENPDGGDLARKLGAVPALNQKLMGTSFLAQNANKKSITLNLKAEEAKEIFRKLLKTADVVVENFRPGVMDRLGFSYAEIKKINPKIVYCAISGFGQAGPDAFKPAYDQIIQGLSGVMDVNGDERLHPLRAGFPVCDTVGGLNAAFAIMAALYYREKTGEGQFIDIALLDSIMPLMGWVAANLLIGGQQPVAMGNDNFTAAPSGTFVTKDGFVNIAANQQKQWEDLALALGVPELLADPRFQERDTRKKNRKLLTPLLEEKLKTQTTDHWVEALNAKGIPTGDIFSLEKALAAEQVAYRKTIETIQDKDLGELKLFNLSAKFSATPASIDAPPPTLGQHQNEILTQLGYTAEEIKAMKEKAAI
- a CDS encoding type II toxin-antitoxin system HicB family antitoxin, which produces MRQILIYQGEDGYWVVECPSLPGCITQGKTKEEAITNAREAIDGYIAALLEDKLPVPEENFNALLLAV
- a CDS encoding FG-GAP-like repeat-containing protein; protein product: MSAKYLLVLLAGLALFSQPVYAGQWVETTQTDFADGVFNVNVIAEHSGILKVHQDAIYDLNEDGNPDIIISNMQDTLWGDDFDVPSYIYWGTDSGYTISQRTALYTHGATGNSVADLNNDGYWDIVFSSYDRSGSQYGRIYWGSDQGYTEANTDSLPVQGSHYNYVADLDGNHYLDIIFTNYGKNYAHDVPSYIYWGGASGYSSSNRTELQTHGATGCSVSDLNRDGYLDIVISNTISGIDDVCINSYIFWGDSSGYSDNHKDSLPTKAGYGNAVCDLNKDGYLDIVFSNHRDGSDPNYQYECNSVIYWGDSTGHFSSTRVTELPTLGAISVSIGDLNLDQWPDVVFANWRSGTTWNVSSYIYWGSSSGYQATNRTELPVFACTGVMIGKVANNGTPGGGQYPDIVFTGQTNSFIYFNGTDGFSTSNRTSLSCSYGSMSTKNAGNLCDRSKIETYYSSVFGNEVDTKEWGSCSWNEQMPAGASAQVSLRTGNTADPDDGSWSSWSQVAKSGLPGKTSPSKYIQYQYTAMANELYQGPVLNDITIDYNIPAGINGEPQGDLKTDFFVQIQGSQARIRYTLAEPGRVSIKVFNLLGQQVAVLEQGMKPAGSYQLNWGKQGAMSNGIYIVRAQLGREQFTKRLVLVE
- a CDS encoding type II toxin-antitoxin system HicA family toxin; protein product: MSVLPRISGQQCLKALQKTGFYLKRQAGSHMILRKDDPFCQLVVPDHKELDTRTLRAIIRQSGLSVDEFVKLL
- a CDS encoding isocitrate/isopropylmalate dehydrogenase family protein, with the translated sequence MAKYKIAWLPGDGIGIEVMEAAKIVLDAVKFDAEYTHGDIGWEFWCKEGEAFPQRTIDLLGKVDAAMFGAITSKPVKAAEKELIPELQGKGMVYRSPIVRMRQLFDLYTCLRPCKAYPGSPINFKEGIDLVVFRENTEGLYSGVEFNPVPQELRDVLAKISKPFSAFKDVALDQYAMTCKINTRKGSERIVRAAFEYAKKYNRKKVTIVHKANVVRATEGLFLEIGKEVAKDYPGIQCDDANVDAICMWLLKNPMNYEVLVATNLFGDIISDLCAQMVGGLGFGCSGNIGQKLAVFEPTHGSAPKYAGMYKANPIATILAAKMMLTWLGETEKADKIEKATAAVILEGKVRTYDMGGSAKTLEMAEAIAGKL